Sequence from the Egibacter rhizosphaerae genome:
GCGCTCGACTCGAAGGTGTCGATCGACGGGTCCGCGTTGTTCCGCCACCCCGAGCTCGAGGGCTGGGGCGACGTGGTCGGGGGCGACAGCCGTGAGGCGCAGGCGCAGCAGAAGGGCCTGCAGTACGTCGAGCTCGACGGCGACATCGGGGTCATGGGCAACGGTGCGGGCCTCGTGATGGCGACCCTCGACGTCGTCAACGAGGCGGGGGGGCACCCCGCGAACTTCCTCGACGCCGGCGGTGGCGCCTCCGCCGAATCCATGGCCACCGGCATCGCGTTCGTGCTCGAGAACCCCGAGGTGTCAGCGATGCTCGTGAACATCTTCGGCGGCATCACCCGCTGCGACGACGTGGCCCATGGCGTGCTCGGGGCGATCGAGCAGATCGGCGGGCTCGACAAGAAGCTCGTCGTCCGGCTCGACGGCACGAACGCCGACGCGGGTCGCGACATCCTCGAGCAGGCCGGCAACCCGAACCTCGTACCCGCCGAGAAGATGGACGACGCCGCACAGAAGGTCGTCGAACTCGCCGGTGAGTCCCGCTAGGCGCCCGCCACACGCGCGCGAAGGAGAACACGACGTTGAGCATCCTGATCGACCAGCAGACGAAGGTCATCGTCCAGGGCACCGGAGCCCAGGGGACCTTCCACGCGCAGCGCAACCAGCGCTACGGCACGAACGTCGTCGGCGGTGTGCATCCCAAGAAGGGCGGGCAGACGTGGGAGGAGCTCGGGCTCCCGCTGTTCCCCAACGTGGCGGAGGCCGTGGCCGAGACCGGGGCGAACACCTCGATGATCATGGTGCCGGCCCCGTTCACCAAGGACGCGATCCTCGAGGCACACGAGGCGGGCATCGAGACGATCGTGACGGTGACCGAGGGCATGCCGGTGCACGACATGGCGGTCGTGTACAACACGTTGTACCCGCGTCGCGACGACGGGACGTTCGCGAAGGAGGGACGGCCGGTCCTCATCGGGCCGAACTGCCCGGGGATCATCAGCCCCGGCAAGGCGAACGTCGGGATCATCCCCGGTGAGATCACCATGCCCGGCAACGTCGGACTGGTCTCGCGCTCGGGGACGCTGACGTACCAGATCATGCACGAGCTCGCGCTCGCGGGGATCGGGGTGTCGACCTGTGTCGGGATCGGGGGTGACCCGATCATCGGCAGCGACTTCCTCGACGTGATCGAGCGGTTCGCCGAGGACGACGCCACGGAGGCGATCGTGTTCGTCGGCGAGATCGGTGGCACCGAGGAGCAGAAGGTCGGTCGCTGGATCGCCGACCACATCCCGCAAACGCCCGTCGTGGCCTACGTGGCCGGGTTCTCCGCGCCGCCGGGCAAGCAGATGGGCCACGCCGGAGCCATCGTGAAGGAAGGCGGCGAGGGCGGCGAGACGGCCGCGGAGAAGAAGGCCGACCTGGAGCAGCTCGGGATCTGGGTGGGTGGCAACCCGACCGAGACGGCGCAGAAGATGATCCAGGCGCTCGGCCGCTAGAGCCGGGCTCCGCGAGTGGTCCGAGGGTGGTCGTGAGTGGTCCGCGAGTCGTCGCGAGTGGCCTGCGGGTGGTCGCGAGTGGTCCGTGGGTCGCCGGGTCAGCCCAGGACGTACTGCCAGATCGCGAAGTAGTGGGCCGTGCTCGCGGCGATGACGAGCAGATGGAAGATCTCGTGGAAGCCGAGCCACGACGGGAACGGGTCGGGCCACTTGAGGGCGTAGACGACCGCACCGAGCGTATAGAAGAAGCCGCCTAGGACGATGAGTCCCACGCCCTCCCACGGGAGGGCCTGCACGATCTGGCTCATGGGGACCACCGCGAGCCAGCCCACGGCGATGTAACCGGCGGTGCTGAGCCAGCGGGGCGCGGTGAGGGGCGAGGCCGCGATGAGCGCCCCGATCCCGGCGACCCCCCACGCGACGACGAGGCTCCACGTCCGCCAGCTGCCGTCGAGCGTGTGGAAGGCGACCGGCGTGAAGGAGCCGGCGATGAACAGCTGGATCATTGCACCGTCGAACCGTGCCAGCAGCGCCCGCACACGCTGGCTCCACGGGACGAGGTGGTAGAGGCTCGACACCGTGTAGAGGCCCACGAGGGTGCTGCCGAACACGATGACCGTGGCCTGCGTGGCCAGCGCGTTCGCCGACTCCCAGAGCAGCCAGAAGCCCAGCACGGCCAGCGGAACCGCCAGCCCGTGGAAGGCGCCACGGAGCCAGGGACGCCCGTCCGGACGAGCAGCGGTGGCGAGCGTGGCAGCAGTGGTCATGGAGGGCCTCTCGAGGGCCTGGTGCCCGGTTGGGACCAAGCGGACCGTAACACGTGCGGACCGTGTCGACCGACGCGCGGGGAGCTTGAGGCTCTCCGACGTGAGGCCCACCCCGGGCCACAAGGGTCCGGTTGGCTGCCCCGTTCAACGCGCGACGGCCTGGTGGTCTTCCCGCGGAGGCCTCTGGCCGTTATGCGGCCGCTCGCGTGTCCGTTCTGCGGCCGGTCGCGCGCCTTCCGGCGGTGGGGCGGCCCCGATCGTGCGTCCGACGCGCGGTGGGGTTGCCCGCGCATCCGCGGGTAACCGCACCGCGGTTCTTGGGTCGGCGGCGTTGGGGATCTGATGGGGGTACGCGTGCCCGCGGATGCGCGGGTAACCGCACGGCGGTTCGTGGGTCGGTGGCGTTGGGGATCTGATGCGGGTACGTGTGCTCGCGGATGCGCGAGTAACCGCACCGCGGTCCGGAGGCGGACTGGCGCGCGCGGCTGCGGATCCGCGGGCGTGTTGTCGGTGGCCCGCGTTGGCCCCACAGGGCTGGCCTCAGCGTCGGGTTGAGGGATCCGGACCCCGACAGGCATGATCGCGCCGCCACCCGGCGCCGCCGCCACCCGGGCGCCGCCGCGACCCGGTTGCACCGCCACCCGGTTGCACCGCCCACCGCTGCCGCACGCCGAGGAGCGCGTCCCATGTCCTCCCGCCTCGTCGTGCTGGCATCCGGTTCGGGCTCGAACCTGCAGGCCCTGCTCGATGCCCCGGATCTGGCCCCCGAGATCGCGCTCGTCGCCAGCGACCGCGCGGGGGCCACTGCGCTGGAGCGGGCCGCTCGCGCGGGCATCGCGACGTCCTGTGTGCCCTTCCGTGGGAGCGAGGACCGCGACGCCTGGGCCGAGGAGCTCGGCGAGGCCGTCGCGGCGGCCGCCCCCGATCTCGTCGTCCTGGCCGGGTTCATGCGGGTGCTGCCGCCGCCCTTCGTGCGCCGCTGGCCGATGTTCAACGTGCACCCGTCGCTCCTGCCCGCCTTCCCGGGAGCCCGCGCGGTCGAGGCCGCGCTGGAGTGGGGGGTGAAGGTCTCCGGCGCGACGGTGCACTTCGTCGACGAGGAGGTCGACCACGGTCCGATCGTCGCCCAGGAGGCGGTGCCCGTCACTCCCGACGACGACGCGGCCAGCCTGCACGCACGCATCCAGACGGTCGAGCACCGTCTGCTCCCCGCAGCGGTCCGCCTCCACGCGGAGGGTCGGCTCCGATCGGAGGGCCGACGCGTGCACGTGGTGGACTGAAGGACGTCCCCGCGCGTTCGTCCAGAGAGGAGCATCCGCATGACCGACGTCCTCCCGGTCCGTCGCGCCCTGCTGTCGACGTACGACAAGACCGGTCTCGACGAGTTGGCGCAGGGACTCACGGAGCTCGGCGCGGGGCTCGTGTCGACGGGGTCGACCGCCCGAAGGCTGCGCGAGGCCGGCGTGCAGGTCACCGAGGTCGCCGAGGTCACCGGCTTCCCCGAGATTCTCGACGGGCGGGTCAAGACCCTGCACCCGGCGATCCATGGGGGCCTGCTCGCGAACCGGGACGAGCCGGGGCACGGTGACGCCCTCGCGCGGCACGGCATCGCGACGATCGACCTGCTCGTCGTGAACCTCTACCCGTTCGAGCAGGCGATCGCCGATCCCGCGACCGGCGACCGCGAGGCCGTCGAGATGATCGACATCGGCGGCCCGGCGATGGTGCGGGCCGCGGCGAAGAATCACCGGCACGTCGCGGTACTGACCGATCCCTCCGATTACGGACCGCTGCTGGAGGAGTTGCGACGGGACGGAGGGCTGACCGTCGCGCGCCGCCGGGAGCTCGCCGCGCGTGCGTTCGCGCACACGGCCCGCTACGACGCCGCCATCGCCGCATGGTTCGCCGGTACCGGGGAGTCCGAGGTGTTCCCGGAGACGTTCGCGACGTACACGCGGGCCGGGGAGCTGCGCTACGGCGAGAATCCCCATCAGCGGGCGGCCTACTACGTGGATGCGCAACCCTGGGGTGTCGGGTCGGCGGTGCAGCACCACGGCAAGGAGTTGTCGTACAACAACCTGCTCGACACCGACGCCGCGTGGCTCGCGGCGAGCGAGTTCAACGAGCCGTGCGTCGCGATCATCAAGCACACCAACCCGGCGGGCCT
This genomic interval carries:
- the sucD gene encoding succinate--CoA ligase subunit alpha codes for the protein MSILIDQQTKVIVQGTGAQGTFHAQRNQRYGTNVVGGVHPKKGGQTWEELGLPLFPNVAEAVAETGANTSMIMVPAPFTKDAILEAHEAGIETIVTVTEGMPVHDMAVVYNTLYPRRDDGTFAKEGRPVLIGPNCPGIISPGKANVGIIPGEITMPGNVGLVSRSGTLTYQIMHELALAGIGVSTCVGIGGDPIIGSDFLDVIERFAEDDATEAIVFVGEIGGTEEQKVGRWIADHIPQTPVVAYVAGFSAPPGKQMGHAGAIVKEGGEGGETAAEKKADLEQLGIWVGGNPTETAQKMIQALGR
- the trhA gene encoding PAQR family membrane homeostasis protein TrhA, whose amino-acid sequence is MTTAATLATAARPDGRPWLRGAFHGLAVPLAVLGFWLLWESANALATQATVIVFGSTLVGLYTVSSLYHLVPWSQRVRALLARFDGAMIQLFIAGSFTPVAFHTLDGSWRTWSLVVAWGVAGIGALIAASPLTAPRWLSTAGYIAVGWLAVVPMSQIVQALPWEGVGLIVLGGFFYTLGAVVYALKWPDPFPSWLGFHEIFHLLVIAASTAHYFAIWQYVLG
- the purN gene encoding phosphoribosylglycinamide formyltransferase, whose translation is MSSRLVVLASGSGSNLQALLDAPDLAPEIALVASDRAGATALERAARAGIATSCVPFRGSEDRDAWAEELGEAVAAAAPDLVVLAGFMRVLPPPFVRRWPMFNVHPSLLPAFPGARAVEAALEWGVKVSGATVHFVDEEVDHGPIVAQEAVPVTPDDDAASLHARIQTVEHRLLPAAVRLHAEGRLRSEGRRVHVVD
- the purH gene encoding bifunctional phosphoribosylaminoimidazolecarboxamide formyltransferase/IMP cyclohydrolase, with product MTDVLPVRRALLSTYDKTGLDELAQGLTELGAGLVSTGSTARRLREAGVQVTEVAEVTGFPEILDGRVKTLHPAIHGGLLANRDEPGHGDALARHGIATIDLLVVNLYPFEQAIADPATGDREAVEMIDIGGPAMVRAAAKNHRHVAVLTDPSDYGPLLEELRRDGGLTVARRRELAARAFAHTARYDAAIAAWFAGTGESEVFPETFATYTRAGELRYGENPHQRAAYYVDAQPWGVGSAVQHHGKELSYNNLLDTDAAWLAASEFNEPCVAIIKHTNPAGLAVADTLAEAYPPALAGDPVSAFGGIVACNRTVDGATAERIAEVFTEVVVAPGYEPEALEVLTQKSALRVLEIARPEAPRRAATHRTVSGGLLVQDLDDPAEEPGAWSQATDTAPDEGTRRDLVFAWRAVKHVKSNAIVLARDGAIVGVGAGQMSRVDSVRLAVDKAGERAQGAVLASDAFFPFSDGPEAALEAGIRGIVQPGGSKRDADTVAVCDEHAVPMLLTGVRHFRH